From Pelomicrobium methylotrophicum, one genomic window encodes:
- a CDS encoding type II secretion system F family protein has translation MPFFAYRGRNAAGEAVQGVLEGADAGAVAAQLFVSGVTPVDIVPTDVPRSERGRQRLAGFTRDRVRHIDLVLFSRQMFTLLKAGVPIMQALAGLQESTDNRAFRAVLKRIREHLDAGRELSVALARQQPVFSPFYVAMVQVGEQTGRLEEVFLRLFHHLEFQKFMRDQVRSAIRYPAFVLATMGVALVIINVFVIPAFAKVYAGFQAELPYLTKLLIDFSHFVVSYGAYLAAGVIAAALGLRAFVRTREGRYAWDRFKLKLPIAGPIIHKATMARFARSLSLALRSGVPVVQGFTLVAQVVDNDYVARQVEKMRQGVERGESVLRAAIGAGIFTPVVLQMIKVGEDSGALDDLMQEIADMYQREVEYELKTLSAQVEPILILGLGVLVLVLALGVFLPLWDLGSAALRR, from the coding sequence ATGCCGTTTTTTGCTTACAGAGGCCGGAACGCCGCGGGCGAGGCGGTGCAGGGAGTCCTGGAAGGTGCCGACGCGGGTGCCGTAGCGGCGCAGCTTTTCGTGAGCGGCGTCACGCCGGTAGACATTGTACCGACCGATGTCCCGCGGTCCGAGCGGGGCAGGCAAAGGCTCGCGGGGTTCACCCGCGACCGAGTCCGCCACATCGACCTGGTGCTCTTCAGTCGCCAGATGTTCACGTTGCTCAAGGCGGGGGTTCCGATCATGCAGGCGCTGGCGGGACTCCAGGAGTCCACCGACAACCGGGCGTTCCGGGCGGTGCTCAAGCGCATCCGCGAGCATCTCGATGCCGGCCGGGAGCTGTCAGTGGCGCTGGCGAGACAGCAGCCGGTGTTCTCTCCGTTCTACGTGGCCATGGTGCAGGTAGGCGAGCAGACGGGCCGTCTGGAAGAAGTATTCTTGCGTCTCTTCCACCACCTGGAGTTCCAGAAGTTCATGCGGGACCAGGTGAGGTCGGCGATTCGTTATCCCGCCTTCGTGCTGGCCACCATGGGCGTCGCCCTGGTCATCATCAATGTCTTCGTGATCCCGGCGTTCGCCAAGGTGTACGCCGGCTTCCAGGCCGAGCTTCCGTATCTCACGAAGCTTTTGATCGACTTCTCCCACTTTGTGGTGTCGTACGGGGCGTATCTCGCAGCCGGCGTGATCGCGGCGGCCTTGGGTTTGCGCGCCTTCGTTCGGACGCGGGAGGGGCGCTACGCCTGGGACCGGTTTAAGCTCAAGCTGCCCATCGCAGGCCCCATCATCCACAAGGCGACCATGGCGCGTTTTGCCCGCAGCCTGTCGCTCGCGCTGCGCAGCGGTGTGCCCGTGGTGCAGGGGTTCACGCTGGTCGCCCAAGTGGTGGACAACGATTATGTGGCGCGCCAGGTGGAAAAGATGCGCCAGGGCGTCGAACGCGGCGAGAGCGTGCTGCGGGCGGCGATCGGGGCGGGCATCTTCACGCCCGTGGTGCTGCAGATGATCAAGGTGGGCGAAGACTCGGGAGCACTGGATGATCTCATGCAAGAGATCGCGGACATGTACCAGCGGGAGGTGGAATACGAACTCAAGACCCTGAGCGCTCAGGTGGAGCCCATCCTGATCTTGGGGCTGGGGGTGCTGGTGCTGGTCCTGGCGCTGGGCGTCTTCCTGCCCCTGTGGGACCTGGGGAGCGCAGCGCTGCGGCGGTGA